In Spirosoma aureum, a single genomic region encodes these proteins:
- the nfi gene encoding deoxyribonuclease V (cleaves DNA at apurinic or apyrimidinic sites), which translates to MAHYQLLHDWAVSPAEAIALQQQLRSQIRIEPLAEPPKTIAGCDISFNKFEETVYAGIVVLRLDTLETIEETGVISTAPFPYIPGLLSFREIPSLLQAWARLKTEPDVVMFDGHGTAHPRRIGIASHAGLFLNRPTFGCGKSVLVGKYNDPAPERGSWSPMTHYGDVIGAALRTKNKVNPVYVSPGHLIDLETAISLTLNCDGGYRIPEPTRRAHNLVNALRKGERPDLSV; encoded by the coding sequence ATGGCGCATTACCAACTTCTTCACGACTGGGCTGTTTCACCCGCCGAAGCCATTGCGCTTCAACAGCAACTGCGCTCGCAGATTCGCATTGAGCCATTGGCCGAACCGCCCAAAACCATTGCAGGCTGCGACATCTCATTCAATAAATTTGAAGAAACGGTTTATGCCGGAATCGTAGTACTCCGACTCGATACGCTCGAAACAATCGAAGAAACGGGTGTGATCAGCACAGCGCCGTTTCCTTATATTCCAGGCTTGCTTTCGTTTCGCGAGATTCCATCGCTGTTGCAGGCCTGGGCGCGACTAAAAACCGAACCCGATGTGGTCATGTTCGATGGTCACGGTACGGCCCATCCGCGACGGATCGGCATTGCTTCTCATGCCGGACTTTTTCTGAACCGCCCGACGTTTGGTTGTGGTAAATCGGTGCTCGTTGGCAAGTATAACGACCCAGCCCCCGAACGCGGCTCATGGTCACCCATGACGCATTATGGTGATGTAATTGGCGCAGCCCTACGGACAAAAAACAAAGTCAATCCGGTGTATGTCTCGCCAGGTCATTTGATCGATCTCGAAACGGCCATTTCGCTCACACTCAATTGCGACGGTGGCTACCGGATTCCCGAACCTACCCGCAGGGCACACAATCTGGTCAATGCACTTCGGAAGGGCGAACGGCCCGATCTATCAGTCTAA